CCAAAGCCAAATATGGTCATTTATTTACATGCAAGCTTAGATACGTTAATGCAGCGAATTGCAATGCGTGGTCGTGAGTTCGAAAAAAACATTACACGAGAATATATGGAGCAACTATCAAGCGACTATCATGAGTTTATTGGTCATTTTGAAAAGATGCACCCTGAAATTCCGGTAATTCAGCTAAATGGTAATGAGCTTGATTTTGTAAAAAACGAAGAAGATTTACAGTACGTTCTACAGTTAGTAGAGAAAAAGTTACAACAAAGGAGTTTGCATCAATAATGAATTTACGAGAGAAATATAATATTCCTGCCAACGCGGTGATTACGATTGCAGGAACAGTTGGTGTTGGGAAGTCCACAATGACTAAGGCACTAGCAGACGCATTAAAATTCCGCACGTCTTATGAAAAGGTTGATACAAATCCTTATTTAGATAAATTTTACGATGACTTTGAAAAATGGAGCTTCCATTTACAAGTGTACTTTTTAGCAGAGCGCTTTAAAGAACAAAAACGTATTTTTGAATATGGCGGTGGTTTTATTCAAGATCGTTCCATTTATGAAGATACAGGGATTTTTGCCAAAATGCATTTCGATAAAGGTACAATGACCCCAACAGATTACGAAACGTATACGAATCTATTCGATGCGATGGTGATGACACCATACTTCCCACATCCTGATTTACTTGTGTACTTAGAAGGTCCAATTGATGATGTCATTGGCCGAATTCAAGAGCGTGGACGTGAGATGGAGCAGCAAACACCACATACATACTGGGAGGAAATGCACGGTCGTTATGAAACATGGATTAACAATTTTAATGCATGTCCCGTATTACGAATCGATATTAACGACTATGACCTATTGAAAAACCCAGATCAAGTGGAGGATGTTGTAGCACGCATTGGTCATATGCTAGAGCAAACAACTCACTTACGTAAATGATAAAAAGGGCACCATTCTATGATACAACTTCATAAAATGGTGTCCTTTTTATTTTATCCATAATATGATAAACACCGGGGTCATAATAAGTAAGAATACGAAGAAGCTCCACAAAATTTGCTTCCCAGGTGACATATTTTTAGGCTTTATGCTAATTGATTCATAGAGTGCATTAATGGCGTGTTGCTCTTTTTGATAGAGCATTGTTTGAAAGTCTGCATAATTTTCAATAT
This portion of the Solibacillus daqui genome encodes:
- a CDS encoding deoxynucleoside kinase, whose translation is MNLREKYNIPANAVITIAGTVGVGKSTMTKALADALKFRTSYEKVDTNPYLDKFYDDFEKWSFHLQVYFLAERFKEQKRIFEYGGGFIQDRSIYEDTGIFAKMHFDKGTMTPTDYETYTNLFDAMVMTPYFPHPDLLVYLEGPIDDVIGRIQERGREMEQQTPHTYWEEMHGRYETWINNFNACPVLRIDINDYDLLKNPDQVEDVVARIGHMLEQTTHLRK